In one Candidatus Eisenbacteria bacterium genomic region, the following are encoded:
- the rsfS gene encoding ribosome silencing factor, protein MTKRAEDVLILDLRRLDGVCDYFVLATGHSEVQVKAIAEAVDLGLRERGVRPWHSEGFEARRWILLDYVDFVVHVFHARAREYYLLDKLWGDADREVVAD, encoded by the coding sequence CTGACGAAGCGGGCCGAGGACGTGCTCATCCTCGATCTGCGCCGGCTCGACGGCGTTTGCGACTACTTCGTCCTCGCGACGGGGCACTCCGAGGTTCAGGTCAAGGCCATCGCCGAGGCGGTCGACCTCGGGCTTCGGGAGCGCGGCGTCAGGCCGTGGCACTCCGAGGGATTCGAAGCGCGCCGGTGGATTCTCCTCGATTACGTCGACTTCGTCGTCCACGTCTTCCATGCACGCGCGCGGGAGTACTACCTCCTCGATAAGCTCTGGGGCGATGCCGATCGTGAAGTCGTGGCCGATTGA
- a CDS encoding polyprenyl synthetase family protein, with amino-acid sequence MQFLPGTRSDLTRNGQSRERTQTEEPTLEVIRGPIAEAFERFQERLDDAFFCDVHLVGAVGAHLHRAFGKRFRPTLLLLTSQAFGSVTEEALLGAVVVELIHTATLIHDDSIDKSLVRRSLPTVNSAWSNDVAILMGDYLYSKAFSILVRNRMYGAMDLLAEATHRMSQGELRQIEQKNRLDLTEAEYMRVIEEKTACLMSAGCELGALAAGGDAGARRALGRFGHAVGLAFQITDDIFDYLGAESVMGKAMGSDLDGGKITLPLINALRNAPDRDRSQMVDLIRNQEFRNGHWADVVRFVTENGGVSYSQARSMELADRAESELKHVPDTDARESLRDALRYAVTRHR; translated from the coding sequence ATTCAATTCCTTCCAGGCACTAGGAGCGACTTGACCAGGAACGGGCAGAGCCGAGAGCGGACCCAGACCGAGGAGCCAACCCTCGAGGTTATTCGGGGCCCAATCGCCGAGGCGTTCGAGCGGTTCCAGGAACGCCTGGACGACGCATTCTTCTGCGACGTCCACCTGGTCGGAGCGGTCGGCGCGCACCTCCACCGCGCGTTCGGGAAGCGATTCCGCCCCACGCTCCTCCTGCTGACCTCCCAGGCGTTCGGATCGGTCACGGAGGAGGCGCTCCTCGGCGCGGTGGTCGTGGAGCTGATCCACACCGCGACGCTGATTCACGACGACAGCATCGACAAGAGCCTCGTCCGGCGGAGTTTGCCCACCGTGAACAGCGCGTGGAGCAACGACGTGGCGATCCTCATGGGCGATTACCTCTACTCGAAGGCATTCTCGATCCTGGTTCGAAACCGCATGTACGGCGCGATGGATCTGCTCGCGGAGGCGACCCACCGGATGAGCCAGGGCGAGCTCCGCCAGATCGAGCAGAAGAACCGTCTCGACCTGACGGAAGCCGAGTACATGCGCGTCATCGAGGAGAAGACGGCGTGCCTGATGTCGGCCGGCTGCGAGCTGGGAGCGCTCGCGGCGGGCGGCGACGCGGGGGCGCGGCGCGCCCTGGGCCGGTTCGGCCACGCGGTGGGGCTGGCCTTCCAGATCACGGACGATATCTTCGACTACCTGGGCGCCGAGAGCGTGATGGGGAAGGCGATGGGGAGCGACCTGGACGGCGGCAAGATCACGCTTCCTCTCATCAACGCGCTCCGAAACGCGCCCGACCGCGACCGGAGCCAGATGGTGGACTTGATCCGAAACCAGGAATTCCGGAACGGCCATTGGGCCGACGTGGTCCGCTTCGTGACCGAGAACGGCGGCGTCTCGTACAGCCAGGCCCGTTCCATGGAGCTCGCGGATCGGGCGGAGTCGGAGCTCAAGCACGTTCCGGACACCGATGCGCGCGAATCGCTCCGCGACGCGCTCCGCTACGCGGTCACGCGGCATCGGTGA